The genomic interval TCCATTTGTTTCGATTCATTTTTGTCAAGAAGAGGTTGCTGTGTATCAATTCGAACAGGGCTTACAGCTTCCACAACGTTTTGCGGATCCTTGCTTTCTTTCATATGGATAACCATTTCTGTTAAGTTTGCAGGAAACCCAACATCCTTCTCTTTGTCTATCGATAATTGAATCGAATTGATCTCCATTCCGTAATTTGCTATCAACTCCTCATTTGCATCCTCTTTTAATTGGACAGCCATTTTATTTAATGTATATTCATCAAGTGAGGCTTGTATTTCTCTTTTTTTCAATTCGATCGAATTATTCATATTTTTTTGTTCGGACTCGCCGCTAGCACTTGCTGTGAAAACAGCTTCGAAATCACTAGATATTAGCTTAAATACCGGTGTCAATATAACCGTAATTAATAATAGACCTGCAACCATCTTGGCATATTTTTGAAAGGTAGAGTTCGGCAAAAGCATATCCACAACGGTTGCTAGCAAAATAAATAGAATAATATTTGTAACCCATTCTGTAATAAAATTCATCCTTATCCTCCTTTCTACCTCACCATCATTGTTAGGTTACTTGCAACAATGATTACTGTAATGCTGAGAAAAAACATAAGGGATACAATTGCTAATGCCGCGAAGACATAGATAACACTTTTACTAATAACATCCAGACACTTTATAACCGGACCTCCTCCAATCGGCTGTAAGAGTGCTGCGGCAAGCTTATAAATAAACGAAATCATTAAAATCTTAATTGCTGGAAAAGCTACAAGAAGTAGGAGAATAACTACTCCTGCAATCCCGACCGTGTTTTTTAATAATAAAGATGCATTTATAACTGTATCTGTAGCATCTGTAAACATCCTTCCAATGACCGGTATAAAATTGCCTGTCACAAATTTAGCTGTTTTAATCGTAATTCCATCTGTTATCGCCGAGGATGCTCCTTGCACAGAAATCACTCCTAGAAATATCGTTAAGAAAATTCCTAGGATTCCTATACTAATATTTCGTAACAAATTGGCTAATTGAGTCACTTTATATTGTTCTGACAGACTACTTACGACATGCAGCAATGTTGATAAAAACAAGAGGGGAAGTACGATATATTCAATAAGCATTCCGCTTGTATTCATTAAAAAAAGAATTACGGGATGAAAGAATGCAGCGGATATAGCCCCACCTGAAGCTGCCATAAGCGCTAGCAATAATGGAACAAGCGCTAATATAAAGTTGGTCATATTTGATATAGCATCACTAGCATAAGTAATGGCTACATGAAAACTATTCAATGCGAGAATAATAATAACCATAAATACAATGGCATAGGCTACCGTACTAATAGAGCTTTTCTCAAATGAATTTTGGAGCATCTGCAGCATGACACTAAATATGGTAAGTAAGATTAAAGAACCTAATAATTTTCCATTTACAATTATTTCGTGGAAAGCAAATTTAAGTAGCCCTTGGAAAAAACCTTGAAAATCAAAGCTTTTATTTTCCATCATAAAATCATATAGACTTCCCTTTTGGCTTTCTGGCAAAAAACCACCATACTCGTTTTTAACTGAATCCCAAAATTCCGTTAATTCATCGAGGTCTAGTGTCTCCAATTGAGATTCAACTAGTTTGGTTGGATCTATTCCTTCTTCCTTTGTTTCTTCTAATACTTCTGATTCTTGTGACTCATGAGGTGAGGCTTGTACAATCGGTTGATATAGAAAAAAGATAGCTGCCATTATTAGTAGTACGACTTTCAGCTTTGTTTTCAATTTTTTCACCTCGGAATAAACGGTTTCCTACTTAATTTGGAATCATATTTAAAATTGTTTCTACTAAGACCGTTAATATCGGAACTGCCATTGCTAAAATTAATATCTTCCCAGCTAGCTCTATCTTTGATGCAATAGAGCCTTGCCCTGCATCTTTGGTAATTTGCACTGCAAATTCTGCTATATAGGCAATGCCAATTATTTTTAGAATCGTCTCTACATAAACGGTGTTAACTTTTGCGTTTAAGGCTATTCTTTCAACCATTTGTATAATTGCTGCTATTTGGTCAACGAGAAAAAGGAAGATTGCGCAGCCAACAAATACAACTAGTAAAAAAGCGATATTGGGCTTCTGTTCTTTTACAACTAGCGCTAAAAAAGTGGAGATAAGTGCGATTCCAACTATTTGAAGAATTTCAATGACAATATCCTCCTTTACCCTTGGAATAAAAATACTGCTTTAATCTTTTGAAACAAGTCATTTACGATATTTGCTACCATAAATAGAATGTAAATAAATCCAAATAATGTAACCCATTGCGCATATTCTTTCTTGCCAACTTGATCGAGGATTGTGTGTAAAAAAGCTACAACGATTCCAACACCAGCTATTTTAAATATAATATCGACCTCTAAGCCCATTAAAGTCTCCTCCTAAAAACTACATCAATAAAATGACAATCAGCAGTCCCGACAGAAATCCTAAGCTTCTTACCATTTTTTCGTATTTACCTTGTATTTCCCTAGCTTCCTCTTCTTCTCTTTCTAGATGGGTCAGTGTTAACATAATTTGCTTTTGTTGTGATAAACGATCATGTCTACCTAATGTTTCTCCGAATTGCTTCATGATTTCTAATTCTGGTTCTTTCATCGCTGTCTTCTTCCAAATGTCATCTAAGGATAACGTCCATGCGTCTTTCACCGTAGTATCCTCTTTGATTAATCGTTCTGCAAAGCTTGAAAAAAAGGAACTTAATGGTTCATTTAATTGTTCTGCTAATCTTCTACTAGCTTCATGTAATGGAGTATGTCCATACATGATTTCCGCCTCTAAAGATTGAAGTGCTGATTTCAATGCACGAATTTGTTTTGGCCTTTGACTTAATAACTTAGAAAATTCCATTCCTCCCCAGCTTGTGGAAGCAAGAATCAAGATTGCACCAATTATCTTCACCATTATTTCACCTTCATTTCATCCAACAATAATTGGCCTTGTCCATTTCGTATTGCCGTTACAGTACCTGGACCCTTCTTTCTATTTAATTCAATATACCGTTCAAATATGCCCATTTTAATAATCTTTGAGAGCATTGGTCGTTTTTTCACTTCATCTAAGCTAGTGCCATGTGTCGTCATTATTAATTGAATACCAGCATTAACCGCTTCTAATATTGCTTCTTCATCCTCTTTTCTACCTACTTCGTCTATTATTAGAACATCTGGACTCATCGATCTAATCATCATCATCATTCCTTCTGCTTTTGGACAAGCATCCAGAACATCTATTCTAGGACCAAACGTCATTTGTGGAATCCCATCCATACATCCTGCAATTTCAGATCGTTCATCCACAATTCCTACTTTCGCTGGCTTTCGTAACGAATGCTCTTCTTCAGAAGAAATTAATCTAGCAATATCTCTTAATAAGGTAGTTTTCCCAGTCTGTGGCGGGCCAATAATCATCGTATGCCGCCATCGTCCCTTTTCATATAAATAAGGGATAAATGGATTAGCTATCCCGATTTGCTCCTTTGCAATCCGTATATTGAAAGAAGCTACATCCCGAATCGCCTTTACTTTGCTATCTTGCAAAATGACTCGACCTGCAAGTCCAATACGATGCCCACCTTCAACGGTGATATATCCTCTTTTCAATTCTTCTTCCATTGTATAAACCGAATATTTACTTATTTTATTTAGTAATTGGTTCCCATCCTCTTTAGAAACAATGAATGGAAAAAAAATCGACTGCCCGTTAATAAATACTTCTAAAGGTCTACCTATCCGAACTCTAATTTCTTCCATACCTAATCTTTCTGATGGAGGGATTGTGAGAATATGATTTTCAATCGATTTAGGCAAAAAAGAGTAAATGGTATTCACAATGAATTCCTCCTTTTCTAAAGGTTTTCTGCTTTATTAAGACAATCTTTTAGTTGGAATCAAAAGTTTTACTCACTGTAAGCATACATAGGATGTCTTATTAAAATGTATGCTTGTCTTCTTTTTTTATGTCATTTCCTGCTAGATTCATTTCTTTTTTAAATTTATTTTCTAAAGGTTCATTTTTTTTCACTCAAAGACTTTTTAAAGGAAAACCCAGCATTTAATGGTTTAAAAATCACATTTATTCAAAAGCTATATAAGATTACAAGCTATTAGCATAGGAGGAAATGGATATGAAAAAGCTACTTCTCGTTTTCCTTTCCATCGGTTTAGGATTCTTCCTTTCCGTTCAAACCATAGTAGATAAACCAGCTTTAAGTAAAGAACAAAAGGACAAACCTAAAAACGTTATCCTACTCATTGGTGATGGTATGGGTATTGGGCAAATGGAAATTGCTCGATTATTTGAGCATGGGCTAGAAGGAAGACTTTTTATCGAAACACTTCCCTATACTGCCATCGTGCATACTTCCTCGAGCAATAATCGTGTTACCGACTCTGCTGCCGGGGGAACAGCACTAGCGATTGGACAGAAAACGAATAATGGAATGATTGGCATTACACCAAATGGGAAAAACAAAGACAGTATATTAGATAGTTTTAAAAAAGATGGCAAAAAAACAGCTATCATTACCACTAATTCGGTAACAGATGCAACTCCAGCAAGCTTTACTGCAAGTGTTAATAATAGATGGGCCGATCAAGAGGAAATTGCTAAGCAACAATTAAGCAATAAAGTGGATATTATTATGGGGGGAGGTAAAAAATACTTTACTCGTCCAGATAAAAGAGGAATTGATCTTATCGATGCATATAAGAATTCTGGATATACGTATATTTCAACCGCTGATCAATTAGCAAAAACAAATGCGGATAAAATTCTCGGGCTTTTTGGAGAAACACATTTAAATTTTCAATTAGATAGAAACTATCAAAAAACAGCAGAACCATCCTTGCAGGAAATGACTAAAAAAGCACTCGACGTACTGTCAAAAGACGAAGAAGGTTTTTTTGCAATGATTGAAGGAGGACGAATTGACCATGCGTCACATTCATCTGATATTACAGGAATATGGAAAGAAACAATCGCCTTCGATGAAGTGGTAAAATACTGTGTAGAATGGGCTAATAAAAGAAAAGACACATTAGTTGTTGTTGCTGCTGACCATGAAACGATGGGAGTGTCCGCAACAGAGGCAATGGATATAAAAGCGCTTAAAAAAATTGCTGTATCCCCTCACTACATGGCACAACAATTAAAAAAGAAAAAAACAAGCAATAACTATACAAAAAAGAGTATACGAAAGGTTTTTAAAGACTATGCAGCAATCAACTTAAGTAAAGAAGAGCTTACTCAATTGCAAACAAACCAAATGCCTAAGAAAGGGCAGGTCTATCGAGAACAACAAATCGACTGGAAAATAGGAGCTATTATTGCAAATCATTATCATGCAGGCATCTTGCAGTCTCCCATACAGCAGCTTAGCTCTACCGGCGGGCATACAAGTAATATGATTGTTGTCTTTGCAAGTGGAAATGGGGCAGAAGAATTTCATGGAGTTCTAGATAATACCGATATTCCAAAAAAAATTGCATCTATTATGGGTTATGCCCTTTTCAATCAGTAAGGTAAAAACCCAAGCAAATAAAATCACTTCTTCATAAGCTATATGGAGGTGATTTTACTTGTTTTCAAAACCAACAACTGTAGCCAATATAACAAA from Niallia sp. FSL W8-0635 carries:
- the spoIIIAF gene encoding stage III sporulation protein AF, whose product is MNFITEWVTNIILFILLATVVDMLLPNSTFQKYAKMVAGLLLITVILTPVFKLISSDFEAVFTASASGESEQKNMNNSIELKKREIQASLDEYTLNKMAVQLKEDANEELIANYGMEINSIQLSIDKEKDVGFPANLTEMVIHMKESKDPQNVVEAVSPVRIDTQQPLLDKNESKQMDTESIISFLSEKWEVRDDAIVIMYEGGEEEKNG
- the spoIIIAE gene encoding stage III sporulation protein AE, with the protein product MKTKLKVVLLIMAAIFFLYQPIVQASPHESQESEVLEETKEEGIDPTKLVESQLETLDLDELTEFWDSVKNEYGGFLPESQKGSLYDFMMENKSFDFQGFFQGLLKFAFHEIIVNGKLLGSLILLTIFSVMLQMLQNSFEKSSISTVAYAIVFMVIIILALNSFHVAITYASDAISNMTNFILALVPLLLALMAASGGAISAAFFHPVILFLMNTSGMLIEYIVLPLLFLSTLLHVVSSLSEQYKVTQLANLLRNISIGILGIFLTIFLGVISVQGASSAITDGITIKTAKFVTGNFIPVIGRMFTDATDTVINASLLLKNTVGIAGVVILLLLVAFPAIKILMISFIYKLAAALLQPIGGGPVIKCLDVISKSVIYVFAALAIVSLMFFLSITVIIVASNLTMMVR
- the spoIIIAD gene encoding stage III sporulation protein AD, which codes for MVIEILQIVGIALISTFLALVVKEQKPNIAFLLVVFVGCAIFLFLVDQIAAIIQMVERIALNAKVNTVYVETILKIIGIAYIAEFAVQITKDAGQGSIASKIELAGKILILAMAVPILTVLVETILNMIPN
- the spoIIIAC gene encoding stage III sporulation protein AC encodes the protein MGLEVDIIFKIAGVGIVVAFLHTILDQVGKKEYAQWVTLFGFIYILFMVANIVNDLFQKIKAVFLFQG
- the spoIIIAB gene encoding stage III sporulation protein SpoIIIAB encodes the protein MVKIIGAILILASTSWGGMEFSKLLSQRPKQIRALKSALQSLEAEIMYGHTPLHEASRRLAEQLNEPLSSFFSSFAERLIKEDTTVKDAWTLSLDDIWKKTAMKEPELEIMKQFGETLGRHDRLSQQKQIMLTLTHLEREEEEAREIQGKYEKMVRSLGFLSGLLIVILLM
- the spoIIIAA gene encoding stage III sporulation protein AA — protein: MNTIYSFLPKSIENHILTIPPSERLGMEEIRVRIGRPLEVFINGQSIFFPFIVSKEDGNQLLNKISKYSVYTMEEELKRGYITVEGGHRIGLAGRVILQDSKVKAIRDVASFNIRIAKEQIGIANPFIPYLYEKGRWRHTMIIGPPQTGKTTLLRDIARLISSEEEHSLRKPAKVGIVDERSEIAGCMDGIPQMTFGPRIDVLDACPKAEGMMMMIRSMSPDVLIIDEVGRKEDEEAILEAVNAGIQLIMTTHGTSLDEVKKRPMLSKIIKMGIFERYIELNRKKGPGTVTAIRNGQGQLLLDEMKVK
- a CDS encoding alkaline phosphatase, with product MKKLLLVFLSIGLGFFLSVQTIVDKPALSKEQKDKPKNVILLIGDGMGIGQMEIARLFEHGLEGRLFIETLPYTAIVHTSSSNNRVTDSAAGGTALAIGQKTNNGMIGITPNGKNKDSILDSFKKDGKKTAIITTNSVTDATPASFTASVNNRWADQEEIAKQQLSNKVDIIMGGGKKYFTRPDKRGIDLIDAYKNSGYTYISTADQLAKTNADKILGLFGETHLNFQLDRNYQKTAEPSLQEMTKKALDVLSKDEEGFFAMIEGGRIDHASHSSDITGIWKETIAFDEVVKYCVEWANKRKDTLVVVAADHETMGVSATEAMDIKALKKIAVSPHYMAQQLKKKKTSNNYTKKSIRKVFKDYAAINLSKEELTQLQTNQMPKKGQVYREQQIDWKIGAIIANHYHAGILQSPIQQLSSTGGHTSNMIVVFASGNGAEEFHGVLDNTDIPKKIASIMGYALFNQ